A genomic region of Limnohabitans curvus contains the following coding sequences:
- a CDS encoding DUF2130 domain-containing protein has product MHEIICPHCHKAFKIDEAGYADILKQVRDGDFEKQLHERLELAEREKQGAIALAEANVTNALQKTAAAKDTEIQALKAQLDAGEVARKLAVTEALGKVSKERDQLANELKAEQERARNSSQAAAQLAEAKLAHALQAEAAKKDAEIQALQAKLAASETARQLAVNEAVGVVAQERDALKSELSLITVKNQLEEKAIKEQYALQLRDSDAEIARLRDMKARLSTKMVGETLEQHCEIEFNRIRAAAFQRAHFEKDNDARTGSKGDYIFRDSDESGAEIVSIMFEMKNESDETATKKRNEDFLKELDKDRTEKACEYAVLVSLLEPESELYNSGIVDVSHRYPKMYVVRPQFFVPLITLLRNAALNAMKYKSELALVRSQNVDITKFETQLDEFKTAFGRNWRLASEGFEEAVKRIDEAIKDLEKTKEALHKSANNLRLANDKADDLTIKKLTRGNPTMAAKFEELTGKSPD; this is encoded by the coding sequence ATGCACGAAATCATCTGCCCACACTGCCACAAAGCCTTCAAGATCGACGAAGCGGGGTACGCCGACATCCTCAAGCAGGTGCGTGATGGCGATTTTGAAAAGCAGTTGCACGAGCGGCTGGAGTTGGCCGAGCGGGAAAAGCAGGGCGCGATTGCCTTGGCCGAGGCCAATGTCACCAATGCGTTGCAAAAAACAGCGGCGGCCAAAGACACGGAGATTCAGGCGCTGAAAGCCCAGCTCGACGCGGGCGAGGTGGCGCGCAAGCTGGCGGTGACGGAGGCTTTGGGCAAGGTGAGCAAAGAGCGCGATCAGTTGGCCAACGAGCTGAAGGCCGAACAGGAGAGGGCGCGCAACAGCAGCCAAGCGGCAGCCCAGTTGGCCGAGGCCAAGCTGGCCCATGCGCTGCAGGCCGAGGCTGCCAAAAAGGACGCCGAAATTCAGGCGCTGCAAGCCAAGCTGGCGGCCAGCGAGACAGCGCGCCAACTGGCCGTGAACGAGGCCGTGGGTGTGGTCGCCCAAGAGCGCGATGCCTTGAAGAGTGAGCTCAGCCTCATCACCGTCAAAAACCAGCTGGAAGAGAAAGCCATCAAGGAGCAATACGCCTTGCAGCTGCGCGACAGTGATGCCGAGATTGCCCGTCTGCGGGACATGAAGGCGCGGCTGTCAACCAAGATGGTGGGTGAAACATTGGAGCAGCACTGCGAAATCGAGTTCAACCGCATCCGTGCAGCCGCTTTTCAGCGGGCGCATTTTGAGAAAGACAACGACGCCCGCACCGGCAGCAAGGGTGACTATATTTTTCGGGACTCAGACGAGTCGGGTGCCGAGATCGTCTCCATCATGTTTGAGATGAAGAACGAAAGCGACGAAACGGCCACCAAGAAGCGGAACGAGGATTTTCTGAAAGAGCTGGACAAGGACCGCACAGAAAAAGCCTGCGAGTACGCGGTGCTGGTGTCCCTGCTGGAGCCGGAGAGCGAGTTGTACAACAGCGGCATCGTGGATGTGTCGCACCGCTACCCCAAGATGTACGTGGTGCGGCCGCAGTTCTTTGTGCCCCTGATCACGCTGCTGCGCAATGCCGCTTTGAACGCGATGAAGTACAAGTCCGAGCTGGCCTTGGTGCGCTCGCAGAACGTGGACATCACCAAGTTTGAAACCCAGCTAGACGAATTCAAGACGGCGTTTGGCCGCAATTGGCGCTTGGCCTCTGAGGGCTTTGAAGAAGCCGTCAAGCGCATTGATGAAGCCATCAAGGACTTGGAAAAAACCAAGGAAGCGCTGCACAAGTCGGCCAACAATTTACGCTTGGCCAACGACAAGGCCGACGACCTGACGATCAAGAAGCTCACCCGCGGCAACCCCACGATGGCGGCCAAGTTTGAAGAGTTGACGGGGAAGAGCCCCGACTGA